A genomic region of Rhipicephalus sanguineus isolate Rsan-2018 chromosome 3, BIME_Rsan_1.4, whole genome shotgun sequence contains the following coding sequences:
- the LOC119385359 gene encoding uncharacterized protein LOC119385359 has product MCPNGLICQLDGPYPGRRHDAGILRDSQLYEKLEALALDKDFVIYGDPAYPLRPLLMKPYGGAALTATQQEFNSSMSAVRQAVEWGFGKIISEFAFLDFKKNQKILLQAVPRMYRVAVILTNCHACMYGNQVSTYF; this is encoded by the exons ATGTGTCCAAATGGGCTCATCTGCCAGCTGGATGGACCATACCCGGGACGAAGGCATGATGCTG GCATTCTTCGGGACAGCCAGTTGTATGAAAAGCTGGAAGCATTGGCACTGGACAAGGATTTCGTTATATACGGCGACCCAGCCTATCCTCTCCGCCCACTGCTTATGAAGCCCTACGGAGGAGCAGCATTGACAGCCACCCAGCAAGAGTTCAATTCATCCATGAGTGCGGTCAGACAGGCCGTTGAGTGGGGATTCGGAAAGATTATCTCAGAATTTGCATTTCTGGACTTTAAAAAAAACCAAAAGATACTACTACAGGCCGTACCACGCATGTACAGAGTTGCTGTTATCCTGACCAACTGCCATGCTTGTATGTATGGTAACCAAGTCTCCACATATTTTTGA